The Microbacterium sp. LKL04 sequence AGAGACCGATCATCCGGAGACCGGCCAAGGCGCCGAGGACGAATCGCGCAGGCAGACGCACGATCTGCGCCAGCCCGTCGGCGAGGTCGGTGGGGTCCACGGTGATGAACAGGACCACGGACGGCAGAGCCACCGCGAGCACGCGGAGAAGGGTCGCAGCGGCGAGTTCGAGCGAACCGTCACTGACGCGGATGAGCAGCCACTCGACGTAGACGCGACCGCCGGCCTCTCCGTACAGAGCGATGGTGACGGCCGTCAGCGGCGCCGCGAGCCAGACCGGCCAGGTCCGCCGCCAGAACTCCCCCCAGCGCAGGCCGGCGAACGGGATGAGGAGACACTCGAGGACGAGCGCGACGGCGGCCGAGACCCAATCCAGCGTGAACACGAGCGGGATCGCGACGAGGCCACTGGCCGCGAGCTTCGCCACCGGATTGATGCGGGCGACCGTGCCGGTCCTCGCCTGGCCGTCGAGAAGGGTCACCGGTCACCGCCCAGCCGGACCTCGCGGGCATGCAACGCGCGGACGGCGTCCAGGTCGTGGGTCACGATGACGACCGCCGACCCCGCGTCGCGGAGACCGGCGAGGAGGCCGATCAGACGGGACCACGTCACCGCATCCTGTCCGAACGTCGGCTCGTCCAGGATGAGCACCCGCGGCGCCGTCGCCAGCATCGAGGCGACCGTGAGCCGACGCTTCTCCCCGCCCGACAACGTGTAGGGGTTCGCTGCCGCGAGTCGCGTCAGCCGCATCCTCTCAAGGAGGTCGTCGACGATCGATCTCGTCTCCTCCTCCGCCAGGCCCAGCGCCTTCGGGCCGATCTCCAGCTCATCGCGCACGGTCCGAGCGAGGAACTGATGCTCGGGATCCTGGAACACCGTACCGATGCGCGTGAGGAGGTCTCGGGACGACCACCGGATCGGGTGCGGGCCGGCGCCGTCGGCGAGGACCTCCTCGGCGACGACCTCTTCCGCAGCCGGCGGCAGGAGCCCGGCGAGCGTCAGCCCGAGCGTCGACTTCCCCGCGCCGTTCGGGCCGGTCACCGCGAGCACCTCACCCGCCCGCACGTCGAGGTCGAGGCCGGTCGCGACCGGATGCCCGGCGACGCGCTGGACCGCAAGTCCACGGGTGGTCAGCAGAGTTTCGCCGGACTCGGCGACCGGCGGAGCAGGTTCGACAGGCGGATGCCCCGGCACCCACACTCCTGCCTGCGCGAGGCTGTCACCGAGCCATCCGAGAACTTCCGCCGGCGTACCGTCGGCGACCACGCCTGCGGCATCGTGCCCGCCGAGCACGATGACGCGGTCCACCAGCGGCAACCACACGTCGACACGGTGCTCGATCACCACGAGGGTCGCGGGATGCGCCTGCAGCATGGCCGCGACCGCGTCACGGACCTCTTCGACACCGCCGGGATCGAGGTTGGCTGTCGGCTCGTCGAGGAGCACCAGCCCGGGCTGCATCGCGACCACGCCGGCGAGAGCGAGCCGCTGCTTCTGTCCCCCGGACAGCGCTTTCGTCGGGCGATCCCGGGGGACGTCGAGTCCCACGGCGCCCAGCGCCATCTCGACGCGGGGCCAGATCTGGTCGCGCGGGACCCCGAGGTTCTCGCACCCGAACGCCACGTCGTCACCGACGCGCGCGAGGATCACCTGCGAGTCGGGGTCCTGCAGGACGAGCCCGGCGCGGCCGCGCTGATCGGCGGCGCGGGCGCCGTCGAGGAGGATCTCACCCTCGACCTCGCCCTCGTCGGCTCCCCCGAGAACGCCGGCGAGGCCGTGGAGGAGCGTGGACTTGCCGGCGCCGGATGCGCCGAGGAGGAGGACGCGTTCCCCCGGTGCGATCGTGAGGTCCACACCGCGGACGGCCCACGCGTTGCGGGATGCATGACGCCAGCCCCAACCTCGGACCTCGACCCGTGCAGGATGCGTCATGCCTCACACACGGCTGCGCGCTTCGCGTCCGATGGCGAATCGGTCGAGAGCGCCGGTGGCCGCGAGCCCTCGTGCGAGGAACCAGGAGAGGGCTCCCGCGACAACGGCACCCGAGACGACGGTGGAGGCGAGGTAGACCGCGGTGAACGCGGCGTCCGCACCGGCGTACCAGAGGACGAGGTTGTTGATGCCGCCGGCGAGCGCCGCTCCCGCACCCGCGAGGATCGCGACGGGAAGGCTGAATCGGCGGTAGAGGAAGAGCAGCACGATCAGTTCGGCGCCGAGGCCCTGAACGAGCCCTGCCTCGATCGTGAGGAACCCTCCCCACGCGTTGCCGACGAGCGCCGAGACGACGGCCGCGAGGGTTTCGGTGTAGATGGCCGCGCCCGGCTTGCGGATGATGAGCGCACCGAGCACCCCGGCGAACAGCCACGGCCCGTCGAGGAGGCCCTGGAGGCCCGGGAGCAGCGGCTCGAGAAGCGTCTTCGGCCCGATGTAACCGAGGTTCCACAGCAGGAAGATGAGGCCGGATGCGACGCCGAGGACCGAGGCCACGACGATGTCGATGACCCGCCAGCGGAAGCGACCGGTCTGGCCGACGGCCCGCTCGGCCGAGGTGGATGTGGACGCGACAGCGTGCATTGTCTCTCTCCTCCCTGCGCCGGCATGATCCGGATCAGGTTCGACGGTCGAAGCGTGGATCGCTTCCTCTCAGCCCGGCTCACCGGACTCCCGTGGTTGTGGCTCGAGTATAGCCACAGCCCGGGCGCGCTACCGTGGTCCGGTGACCGTGGACGACGCCGCTACCCGCACGCTCTCCACGGGAGGCCGGGTGGCCCTCGGCTGGGTGGATGCCGACGGTCGATCCGCCGTCGCTACGCCCACCTCGACGGCCGCCTACGACCTGCTGCCGCCCCTGCGGCGCCGTCGCCGCGTCCGCGCCCGCATCATCGGCATCCCTGTCCTCGTCGTATTCGTGCTGGCTGGGGCGTACTCCGGCGCGATGCTGCTGTGGCCGCTGTCCTCCGTCGAGGTGACGGCGAAGGCGGGCGAAGCCCCCCGACTGTCGGGCGCCGCGAGCTCCATCGCGTGGCCGGCGGAGGGAGAAGCCGCCGTCGGCGTCGACGGGTTCCGATCGGCGACCTCGTCGGATGATCGCGTGCAGATGGCGAGCACCGCCAAGCTCGTCACCGCGCTCGTGGTCCTCGACCGGAAGCCGCTGACCACCGGCGAGCAGGGGCCCGCCTACGACTTCACCTTCGCGGACCGGCAGGAGTACTGGCGCTACGTCTCGCAGAATCAGTCGGCCCTGAACGTGCCCGACGACGGCTCCCTCACGGAGTACCAGATGCTCCAGGGCATGCTCATGGCGTCGGCCAGCAACTACGCGAACCGCCTCGCGACCGACGCATTCGGGTCCGTCGACGACTACGCGTCGGCGGCGAACTCGTGGCTCGGAGAGAACGGGCTGGACGGCATCACGGTGACGGATGCCTCCGGTTACGGCCGCGACAACGTCGCGACCCCGTCGGCCATGGTGGCGCTCGCGGAGAAGGCGATGGAGAACCCCGTCATCGCGGAGATCGTCGGCACCAAGACCGCGGAGTTGCCCGGTGCCGGATCGTTCGAGAACACGAACGCGCTCCTCGGCGTCGACGGAGTCGTCGGGCTGAAGACCGGGAGTTTCGCCGGGTACAACAACCTCATCGCCGCGAAGCGGGTCGATGCGAACGGCGCCCCGCTGACGGTCTTCGCCGCCGTCACCGGCCAGCCCACCAGCAGCGCGCGCCTCGAAGAGACGGAGCGTCTGCTGGACGCGGTCGCCGCCGAAGCCGGGACGCCGTCGACGCTCTCCGCGGGGACGGTGGTCGGCGAGGTCACGACCGCCTGGGGTGCGACGAGCCGGCTCCTCACCGAGAAGGACGCGTCGCTCCTGCTGTGGAACGGCGCGACGGCCGAGAGCACCACCTCGTTCGACGTCGACGCGGACGCGACCGCCGGGTCGGAGGCGGGCACGCTCACGGTCACGGGGCCGACCGGCGAGGCCCAGGTCCCCGTCACGATCGAGAAGGCCCTGCCCGGCCCGGACGCCTGGTGGCGTCTGACCCATCCGATCGAGTTGACCGGGATCGGCGGCTGACGATCGCGATCAGGCGAAGCGGACGGTCTGCTGCAGCCGCGTTCGGACGTCGAACAGCTCGTTGCCGCCGATCTCACGTGCCCCGCTGACCCCGCGACGCAGCACCGTCGCCAGCGCACTGCGTGCGACGACGGCGACGGGGAGTCCCTTCACCTTGCCGAGCTCTTCGATCGCCATGGCGACGTCGTCGTCCGGGAGGACGACGAGGGCCGCACTGAACTTCACCTTCGCGCCTCTCCCGAGTCCGCGCGCGGCGAGCACGAGCTGCGCGACCGGCGACCCGACGACGGCGTCACCCTCGAGTTCGCCGCGGCGGGTGCGGACGGGAGCCCCGAAATCCTCCGAGAGCACGGCGTAGAGTCCGCTCGGTCCGAGCACGATGTGATCGAGCTTGATGTCGGGGTCGCGCGGATCGGCAGCGACGTCGTGCCACACCGTGTAGCCCATGCCGAGTTCGGCGACGATGCGGGCCGTCGCCTCTTCGGCGAGCGCGTCCGCGAGCAGCCGGCGCACCTCGTGCGGAGCGCTCCGCACGAGCGCCGGGTCGTAGGGGTCGGGCAGGTCGACACCGCGTCCCGCCCATTCGCGGATCAGGTCGAGGTAGCGCTCCCGACGCCACCCTCCGGGCTGGCCGAACGACCGGGCGCGCGGCCGGGTGTCGGCCTGGCGGGCGTGCGGGCGCCACTGCGGGGCGTCGGCGTCGGGGGCGTACGAGAGGGTCTCGGTGAATCCGTGACCGCGGTCGTACGCCGCACGCGCTGCGGCCGTCCCGACGAGCTCCCATGCACGCTGGACGCGGACGAACTCGGCGGCGTCTCCGCCGGTGTCGGGGTGGGTCTGTCGCAGGCGCAGGCGGTACGCCTTTCGGAGGTCGTCGTCACTGGCGTCGGTGGACACCCCGAGGACGTCGTACGCCGAGGCGGAAAGGGGACTGTCGAACACGTCAGCTCCAGAGCGGGGCGGTCGGGGTGAACGACAGCGCCCGCTCGGCGGTGTCGGCGGGGACGTCTGCGAGGGTCGCGGGCTGCCAGCGCGGCGAGCGGTCCTTGTCGACGAGTTGCGCGCGGATGCCCTCCACGAGATCGGGCTGGGTCCGCCCGAACCACTCGACGAGCGCATACTCCTGCGCGAGCGCCGCTCGGAGATCCGGGAGTCCCCGCGCCGACCGCACGGCGGCGAGGGTCACCGTGAGGGCCGTCGGCGCCTGAGCCTCGAGCAGGTCGGCGGTGGCCCCGGCATCCGGTTCGGAACGCTCCCGCAGGCGGGCGATGATCTCGGGCACGGACGCTGCGGCGAAGGCGTCGTCGATCCATTCGCGCGCGGCGGCGAGGCGCGCCGGCTCGGGGGTCTCGTCGAACAGCATCGCGATCTCGGTCGGGGTGTCGGGGTCGGCACGGGTCACGAGCGCGTGGCGGACGTCGTCCAGCCGGTCGGCGGGGACGAGGTGGTCGGCGAACCCCGCGTAGATCGCGTCGGCGGCATCCATCGTCCCGCCCGTCAGCGCGAGGAACTCGCCGGTCCGCCCCGGCGCGTGTGCGAGCAGCCACGACCCGCCGACGTCGGGGGTGAAGCCGATGCGCGTCTCGGGCATGGCCAGGCGAGAGCGCTCGGTCACGATCCGGACCGAGGCGTGACCGGCCAGCCCGATGCCGCCGCCCATCGTGACGCCGTCGGCGAAGACGACGATCTGCTTCGGGTACTCGGCGATGTGGGCGTTTAGCGCGTACTCGTCGCGGAAGAAGCCCATCGCCGCCTCGGCATCGCCCGCGAGGATCTGCTCCCGAAGGGTGCGGACGTCGCCGCCGGCGCAGAACCCGCGATCGCCCGCGCCGTCGAGGAGGACGAGACGGATGTCGGGGTGGTGCTCCCAGCGGTCGAGCGCCTCCGCGATCCCGCGGATCATGCCGTGGTCGACGGCGTTGATCGCCTCGGGTCGATCGAGCGTGACGCGTCCCACGCTTCCCTCCGCGCGGACGAGCAGACGGGATGCCGGGCGTTCACTCACCCGGGCAACGTTACCGGGCGACTCCCCAGGAGCAGCCGAGAGCGGAGCCGGTCAGGCCTGGGCGGGTCGCGGTGCGCGACGACGGGGCGTCCGCTCGGACGGGCTGGCGGCGGCATCCCCGTCCTGCACCGGGATCTCGGTCGTCACGAGCTGGACGACGTCCACGGGCTCGTCCTCGCCCTCGAGCCGCAGCGCCTGGACGAGCGCCAACCCGTGGCGCGTGGTGAGCACGAGCCGCTGGAACTCCGGATCGCCTTCGAGATCGATCACGACCGAGGGACGACGTCGCCGCACGAGCACGAAGTCGTCGCCGCCGGCGGAGCGCCAGACCCCCATCGCGACCGTCCGCGGGACGACCGTGCCGGGGTTCGGGACGCCGCGCAACCACGACCACGGGTCGTCGACGAGCTGCACCTTCGTGATGTGCGCTCGCTCGACCCTGACGGCATCCTTCCGGAATGCCAGCACGCGCTCCGTGGCGGAGAGCGCGACCTCCAGTCGCGAC is a genomic window containing:
- a CDS encoding energy-coupling factor transporter transmembrane component T family protein; its protein translation is MTLLDGQARTGTVARINPVAKLAASGLVAIPLVFTLDWVSAAVALVLECLLIPFAGLRWGEFWRRTWPVWLAAPLTAVTIALYGEAGGRVYVEWLLIRVSDGSLELAAATLLRVLAVALPSVVLFITVDPTDLADGLAQIVRLPARFVLGALAGLRMIGLFVDDWRSLELARRARGVADRGRLRRFAGMAFALLVLSIRRGSKLATAMEARGFGAPGRRTWARTSTFGAREWVLVGIGAGIAGVAIVAAVLAGTWNFILGPS
- a CDS encoding ABC transporter ATP-binding protein, whose protein sequence is MTHPARVEVRGWGWRHASRNAWAVRGVDLTIAPGERVLLLGASGAGKSTLLHGLAGVLGGADEGEVEGEILLDGARAADQRGRAGLVLQDPDSQVILARVGDDVAFGCENLGVPRDQIWPRVEMALGAVGLDVPRDRPTKALSGGQKQRLALAGVVAMQPGLVLLDEPTANLDPGGVEEVRDAVAAMLQAHPATLVVIEHRVDVWLPLVDRVIVLGGHDAAGVVADGTPAEVLGWLGDSLAQAGVWVPGHPPVEPAPPVAESGETLLTTRGLAVQRVAGHPVATGLDLDVRAGEVLAVTGPNGAGKSTLGLTLAGLLPPAAEEVVAEEVLADGAGPHPIRWSSRDLLTRIGTVFQDPEHQFLARTVRDELEIGPKALGLAEEETRSIVDDLLERMRLTRLAAANPYTLSGGEKRRLTVASMLATAPRVLILDEPTFGQDAVTWSRLIGLLAGLRDAGSAVVIVTHDLDAVRALHAREVRLGGDR
- a CDS encoding ECF transporter S component; amino-acid sequence: MHAVASTSTSAERAVGQTGRFRWRVIDIVVASVLGVASGLIFLLWNLGYIGPKTLLEPLLPGLQGLLDGPWLFAGVLGALIIRKPGAAIYTETLAAVVSALVGNAWGGFLTIEAGLVQGLGAELIVLLFLYRRFSLPVAILAGAGAALAGGINNLVLWYAGADAAFTAVYLASTVVSGAVVAGALSWFLARGLAATGALDRFAIGREARSRV
- a CDS encoding D-alanyl-D-alanine carboxypeptidase family protein, whose product is MTVDDAATRTLSTGGRVALGWVDADGRSAVATPTSTAAYDLLPPLRRRRRVRARIIGIPVLVVFVLAGAYSGAMLLWPLSSVEVTAKAGEAPRLSGAASSIAWPAEGEAAVGVDGFRSATSSDDRVQMASTAKLVTALVVLDRKPLTTGEQGPAYDFTFADRQEYWRYVSQNQSALNVPDDGSLTEYQMLQGMLMASASNYANRLATDAFGSVDDYASAANSWLGENGLDGITVTDASGYGRDNVATPSAMVALAEKAMENPVIAEIVGTKTAELPGAGSFENTNALLGVDGVVGLKTGSFAGYNNLIAAKRVDANGAPLTVFAAVTGQPTSSARLEETERLLDAVAAEAGTPSTLSAGTVVGEVTTAWGATSRLLTEKDASLLLWNGATAESTTSFDVDADATAGSEAGTLTVTGPTGEAQVPVTIEKALPGPDAWWRLTHPIELTGIGG
- a CDS encoding J domain-containing protein, coding for MFDSPLSASAYDVLGVSTDASDDDLRKAYRLRLRQTHPDTGGDAAEFVRVQRAWELVGTAAARAAYDRGHGFTETLSYAPDADAPQWRPHARQADTRPRARSFGQPGGWRRERYLDLIREWAGRGVDLPDPYDPALVRSAPHEVRRLLADALAEEATARIVAELGMGYTVWHDVAADPRDPDIKLDHIVLGPSGLYAVLSEDFGAPVRTRRGELEGDAVVGSPVAQLVLAARGLGRGAKVKFSAALVVLPDDDVAMAIEELGKVKGLPVAVVARSALATVLRRGVSGAREIGGNELFDVRTRLQQTVRFA
- a CDS encoding enoyl-CoA hydratase/isomerase family protein, giving the protein MSERPASRLLVRAEGSVGRVTLDRPEAINAVDHGMIRGIAEALDRWEHHPDIRLVLLDGAGDRGFCAGGDVRTLREQILAGDAEAAMGFFRDEYALNAHIAEYPKQIVVFADGVTMGGGIGLAGHASVRIVTERSRLAMPETRIGFTPDVGGSWLLAHAPGRTGEFLALTGGTMDAADAIYAGFADHLVPADRLDDVRHALVTRADPDTPTEIAMLFDETPEPARLAAAREWIDDAFAAASVPEIIARLRERSEPDAGATADLLEAQAPTALTVTLAAVRSARGLPDLRAALAQEYALVEWFGRTQPDLVEGIRAQLVDKDRSPRWQPATLADVPADTAERALSFTPTAPLWS